A stretch of Labrus bergylta chromosome 19, fLabBer1.1, whole genome shotgun sequence DNA encodes these proteins:
- the LOC136177173 gene encoding uncharacterized protein has product MTRITIVHHVHVTYPVYKKEKLKSEGTTASSTPAEHIQEENQHLSFFRKKEEKLQLIHHDCKDLCRPSSVCCILQRSKPNDHSCPNNHHSCPNNHHSCPNNHHSCPHNNHSCPNNHHSCPNNHHSCPNNHHSCPHNNHSCPNNHHSCPNNHHSCPNNNHSCPHNHHSCPHNNHSCPNNHHSCPNNNHSCPNNNHSCPNNNHSCPHYNHSCPNNNHSCPHYNHSCPHNNHSCPNNHHSCPNNHHSCPNNNHSCPHYNHSCPNNNHSCPHYDHSCPDQPWWKHSSPDQPWWKHSSPDQRWWNHSCPEQYRCSQC; this is encoded by the exons ATGACGAGAATTACCATTGTTCACCATGTCCATGTCACGTACCCTGTGTATAAAAAAGAGAAGCTCAAATCTGAGGGCACCACAGCTTCGTCCACTCCAGCGGAACACATCCAAGAAGAGAATCAACACCT ctcatttttcagaaagaaagaagagaaactaCAACTCATTCACCATGATTGCAAAGATTTGTGTCgtccttcttctgtttgttg CATCTTGCAACGCTCAAAAcccaacgaccacagctgccccaacaaccaccacagctgccccaacaaccaccacagctgccccaacaaccaccacagctgcccccacaacaaccacagctgccccaacaaccaccacagctgccccaacaaccaccacagctgccccaacaaccaccacagctgcccccacaacaaccacagctgccccaacaaccaccacagctgccccaacaaccaccacagctgccccaacaacaaccacagctgcccccacaaccaccacagctgcccccacaacaaccacagctgccccaacaaccaccacagctgccccaacaacaaccacagctgccccaacaacaaccacagctgccccaacaacaaccacagctgcccccactacaaccacagctgccccaacaacaaccacagctgcccccactacaaccacagctgcccccacaacaaccacagctgccccaacaaccaccacagctgccccaacaaccaccacagctgccccaacaacaaccacagctgcccccactacaaccacagctgccccaacaacaaccacagctgcccccactatgaccacagctgccccgaccAACCCTGGTGGAAACACAGCTCCCCCGACCAACCCTGGTGGAAACACAGCTCCCCCGACCAACGCTGGTggaaccacagctgccccgaacAATACCGGTGCAGCCAATGCTGA
- the LOC136177142 gene encoding probable serine/threonine-protein kinase clkA: MKSSIITQVKTTTVEDINEHTAKDTEQVESESIPTSVSAEKTSQQNKLIKKNLLDHDDENLCLLSSVSCFKQRTDNNHSGSNNHSGSNHDHSCSNNNHSCPNNNHSCSNNNHSCSNNHSGSNHDHSCPNNNYSCSNNNHSCPNNNHSCSNNNHSCSNNNHSCSNNNHSCTNNNHSCPNNNYSCSNNNHSCHNNHSCTNNNHSCSNNNHSCSNNNHSCSNNNHSCPNNNHSCSNNNHSCSNNNHSCPNNNHSCSNHNCSNNNHSCSNHNCSNNNHSCSNNNHSCPNNNHSCSNNNHSCTNNNHSCTNNHHSCSNNNHSCTNNDHSCSNNNHSCPNNHCRSNNNHSCTNNNHCHSNNNHSCTNNNHSCPNNHSRSNNNHSCTNNNHSCTNNNHSCPNNHSCSNNNHSCTNNNHCHSNNNHSCTNNNHSYTNNDHSCSNNNHSCSNNNHSCTNNNHSRSNNNHSCPNNHCRSNNNHSCSNNNHSCPNNHCRSNNNHSCTNNNHSCSNNNHSCSNNDHSCSNNNHSCTNNDHSCSNNNHSCCNNHCSNNNHCHSNNNHSCFRSRQQCARSNHSFSSNQQCSRSNHSFSSNQ; this comes from the exons ATGAAGAGTTCAATCATTACTCAAGTCAAAACCACAACAG TGGAGGACATCAACGAGCACACAGCAAAGGATACAGAACAGGTAGAATCAGAGAGCATCCCGACTTCAGTCAGTGCAGAGAAGACGAGTCAGCAGAACAAACT aatAAAAAAGAACCTCCTCGACCATGATGATGAGAATCTGTgtcttctttcttctgttaGTTG CTTCAAGCAACGGAcagacaacaaccacagcggctccaacaaccacagcggctccaaccacgaccacagctgctccaacaacaaccacagctgccccaacaacaaccacagctgctccaacaacaaccacagctgctccaacaaccacagcggctccaaccacgaccacagctgccccaacaacaactacagctgctccaacaacaaccacagctgccccaacaacaaccacagctgctccaacaacaaccacagctgctccaacaacaaccacagctgctccaacaacaaccacagctgcaccaacaacaaccacagctgccccaacaacaactacagctgctccaacaacaaccacagctgccacaacaaccacagctgcaccaacaacaaccacagctgctccaacaacaaccacagctgctccaacaacaaccacagctgctccaacaacaaccacagctgccccaacaacaaccacagctgctccaacaacaaccacagctgctccaacaacaaccacagctgccccaacaacaaccacagctgctccaaccacaactgctccaacaacaaccacagctgctccaaccacaactgctccaacaacaaccacagctgctccaacaacaaccacagctgccccaacaacaaccacagctgctccaacaacaaccacagctgcaccaacaacaaccacagctgcaccaacaaccaccacagctgctccaacaacaaccacagctgcaccaacaacgaccacagctgctccaacaacaaccacagctgccccaacaaccactgccgctccaacaacaaccacagctgcaccaacaacaaccactgccactccaacaacaaccacagctgcaccaacaacaaccacagctgccccaacaaccacagccgctccaacaacaaccacagctgcaccaacaacaaccacagctgcaccaacaacaaccacagctgccccaacaaccacagctgctccaacaacaaccacagctgcaccaacaacaaccactgccactccaacaacaaccacagctgcaccaacaacaaccacagctacaccaacaacgaccacagctgctccaacaacaaccacagctgctccaacaacaaccacagctgcaccaacaacaaccacagccgctccaacaacaaccacagctgccccaacaaccactgccgctccaacaacaaccacagctgctccaacaacaaccacagctgccccaacaaccactgccgctccaacaacaaccacagctgcaccaacaacaaccacagctgctccaacaacaaccacagctgctccaacaatgaccacagctgctccaacaacaaccacagctgcaccaacaatgaccacagctgctccaacaacaaccacagctgctgcaacaaccactgcagcaaTAACAACCActgccactccaacaacaaccacagctgcttcagGAGCCGCCAACAATGTGCCCGGAGCAACCAcagcttcagcagcaaccaACAATGCAGCCGGAGCAACCAcagcttcagcagcaaccaATAA